In Hevea brasiliensis isolate MT/VB/25A 57/8 chromosome 13, ASM3005281v1, whole genome shotgun sequence, a single genomic region encodes these proteins:
- the LOC131171740 gene encoding transcription factor PRE3-like: protein MSSRRSRSRPSGSSRITDDQILDLVTKLQQLLPEIGNRRSDKVSAAKVLQETCNYIRSLHREVEDLSERLSELLATADTAQAAIIRNLLMQ from the exons ATGTCTAGCCGAAGATCGAGATCAAGACCATCAGGGAGTTCAAGAATCACAGATGATCAGATCCTTGATCTTGTTACTAAGTTGCAACAGCTTCTTCCTGAGATTGGTAATAGGCGTTCGGACAAG GTTTCAGCTGCCAAGGTGTTGCAGGAGACATGTAACTATATCAGAAGCTTGCACAGAGAGGTTGAAGATCTTAGCGAGCGGCTATCTGAGTTATTGGCAACTGCAGATACTGCACAGGCTGCCATAATTAGGAATTTACTTATGCAATAG